In Paramormyrops kingsleyae isolate MSU_618 chromosome 18, PKINGS_0.4, whole genome shotgun sequence, the DNA window CAGAGTGACAGGCTTTTGCACAAGAGCTACCCTTGCCCTCGAACCCTCACAGTCTGATTCACAGCAGCGTGACTAACTCGGGTGACAGGAGTGACCTCCAAGACTCAGCTCCAGGACACGGAGGCCCTGCCAAGCACTCAGATCGGTTCTGGGCCACCTTCTCCCCTTGCCGAGTCCCAAAACTTCACTGGTAAACAACTATTGGGACAGCATTTCAAATGGTTCCGCTCTGCCTCTGCTACGCCGGGGATCGGGGGGGCCCGCGATTCCCTCAGCGTACATCCTCCTCACAGGGGGAGGGTAATGACACATCATGCGGTGTGGTGTTGCCCAATAGGAGCTCTAAGCCCAATACAAGACAGTGAGGGACAGAGCAGGGAACCAATCACAGCCCGGCACGCATCCTTCCCACCTTAAGGCCACCTGGACCAAAGCCCAAAATATGGTAAGTCACAGGGGCAGGGCTAAAGGCTACCAATCCCCAGGTGGGTATGTGTGTCACCCAGCATGACACCCAAAATCTCCCAGGAAATAACATGGTTACAGCTGCAAGCTCTGTACACCACAAGCAGTTTCGGCTGGATGCGGGCTGCTAATTATGATGAGCGGAAAGTACCCGGGAGGCACCAAGTGCCCCCAAGCTGCGGGACAGCGAGCAGAGACTCCCAGGCCAGCCAGGAATGCCCTCTCACAGGGCTGGGAAACCCGGGCACCTGCAGAGCCCCAGCCCGTGATCACACCCTCATGGCAAACTGAACACCAGCGAGCAGTCAGACAGGAGCACTGGGGAACTGcccaacacaaacacaatgaaagaGCACAAGAGAACAGCCAGAGGTCACTGTGGGCCCGCACCCCTCCCTCGAGGTGAAGGGAGGAACTCCAGCAGGCACcctgattctgctggggagTGATCCACATGgcacaggatgggggggggggggcgggggtggctGTGTCAGGAGCTGTGGGTGATGACGCCGCTGCCTGTGACGTTCGTGGCATCTGGTCAAGCAAGCCAATttcattgtgggggggggggggaggagggggagggtgagagagacagtgagagaaagagacagagagagagtctAGTACCCTCACAGAACCCACCCCCAAGGCCGTCTCCACCCAGACCAACTGATCGAAGCAGAAAAGCGGGTGGGAcagacccccgccccccacccagcaAGAGAGCTGTGGAGCAAAGAGAGTCCAACCTCTACAGACCTAAAGGGCAACCCAACGTGTAATACTCCCACCCCATGAGTAATACCCCCACCCTGTGTGTAATACACTGTGTTTAATACAGTGAGTCTGGCATGAACAGAGCTGTGCAGGGTCTGTTCATTCAACTATGCAAATTAGTGCTTCCAGCACTGGGTCCTATTCTGCTCAAGGTAAAGCCAAACGCATCTTGACCATGACCTCGACCGTAACTTCTATCTAGGATagcaccccccctccaccacacacacacacacacacacacacagacacacacagacactcccAACTGGGAGCTCCTCTCAAAACAGGGAATCAGCAGAGCAACCATGCATCCAAGGCATGTGACAGGCTCATTCTCTCCAGGTGGGGGATGGGTTTGAGTCCCCTTAGGAGCACCAGGAAAGGTCAGGAGTCGATACACCTCAGCTGGGAGGCCATGCATTAGCAAAGAGTGCAGAATGAAAACAATACAGTGCCACTATATCACTGGCTCCCCCAGTGCCCTTTCCCCCACACAGCTGGTGGAGGGGGGTGAGGCAGGGAAAcatgagagcccccccccccccccccggtacaCAGCCAGCTCAACCACAGCTCCAAAACACAAGTAAATAGTGCAAACGGAACCTTCAGAGCCCCAACCGTAGCGTGGATGCGCTACACCACTAGGAGCCCCATGCCAGCTAACCCCGCAGTGCCATCTCACGCCACACGATGGCGCCCTGAACCCGATGGGCTTTTCAGCCTCCAGGGCAGGTGGAGCTGCCCATCACGCTGCCGGCCAAACGCCACCTTCACAAGAATCTCTTGGCTACGCTTAAGCACGGCACAGCAAACGAGGTCTATTTACAGGAGAACGACATCAGCTGCCAGCATCTCTGTAGAGCGGGAAGAGCAGCCGTAACGTGCAGTAAACACTGGGCGCAAAGTTACTGTATGCAGGTAAACCCCGTGGCAGTGAGGCTCTACCTGGAAGGCCAGCAAAGGCTACCAGAGGCTTCTGTGAGGCCCTCTGCACACCCCAATAAGGTTCTTCTGTTTGACCACCAAGCCAGCATTTTACACCAAACTCACCTCTTCTCTCAGGCTGAGAGGGATGCACATCCAGATCCCCCCAAAAAGGAGCTGCAGACCAGGGACAGCCTGTCAGCAGCCCTGTCCCACAGCAGTACCAACAATTACCCACTGGACTACTTTTGACAATCTCTGATTTCATTTGGGCTGTGGAGATCTGTAGCTAACCCTCAGGAGTGTAGGACGGCAGGTTGGGTGCATCTTGGACCGGAAGCAAGTTATACTCATCATCGTGTGTGTGCATAAGAGAGTGATACACCGAACCGTCTATCTTAATCGTGGACGGAAACCGAAGTAACTGGAGATTAAACCACACTGTCATACTCAAATCCAAATAAAGTGTCTTTCAGTGCTCCTGCGAGAGAGACGTGCACGGCGCGGAGGGTGTAAAACGATCCCCACGTCATGTCAAAGCCAGGTGACACTTACGGGCTTAATTGTGCGCGACTCTCGGAGGAAGGGAAAGTGCAAGCGGCACTCCGGGGGAAACCCAGCGGCACGTCCCGTGTTCTGCAGTCCGTGACCCGACCATGGGAAGATGCCGGCCGACACAAGTACTTTTACATATGCTGCCATTGAAATGAACGGAGAGGTGTCAGGCTGTAACACCCTCcccctaaataaataaataaataaataaaataaaataaaataaaataaataacagtgaCACCTGCGTTTACTGTGAAAATCAGCATTCGAGATTAATGATCCCGTCCCGTCCTGTACCAGAACCCGAACAAGCGGCATTATGTGACATTAAACGAGTCGAACCCAGCGCATTGAATCGGTGAGTCCGACAAGGACCAGGCGGCCATCGACAGCCGCGGCTGGGGGTGACACTGAATGAAAAGGTCTCGAACCGCGACTCGGAGCCGCCAGCCCAGCCACTCAGCTTGCTGAATGAGATGTCATGGCGGGATGTATGGACGGTTCGGCTGCGTCTCGTTGTCAGTGGACAGGTCCGGCGGATCTACACGGGCTGCCATAGATTCGGTCAAACCGACAGAGCAAATGAACCGACGCCGAGGGAACCGGTCAGGTCCAGGGACACGGCGCGGCGACGCTTACCGAGACAAATGCTTGAGGATCTGCTTCTTGATGATTCCCGCCATGACTGCGCTGGATCCCGGAGCCGGAGGCTTTCTTTACATGTACCCTCCGCTGTTATTGCGACCAGCCCCGCCGCCCATCATCTTCAAAAACACGGCGTTCTGTGCACTAGCCGCACACTCCCCCACTTTCCCACAAGCCTCAGCGAGCGGCGCGGAAACTGCGCCCCCAGGCGGGGAGCCAAGATGGCCACGCCGCCGCCGCGGCCAACGTACACGGCGGTCGCACGGCGCCACCTGCAGGCCGTGCGCATTAACCGCATTACCGTTGCGTTTCGATTGCCgtagttttaaataattttgctCAAATCATCCACATCTTTTATATTTGGTCTTTTATATTTGTTCGGAAATCTACACTTTATCTAGTTTCCCCGATTTTAAGGTTTAGGAGACTACAGTATGAAATCCTACATCCAATTTTACCAGCTATTCAAGGGCATTGCCTCCTTGAGAAAATCTAGCTATTCTTAAGCCAGCTGGGAGATGTAATCTCCCCTGCGTgccctgggtctgccccagggcctccaACTCATGGGAGAAACCACTGTTAAAAATGCATACGTTTATTTTGACAAGATAATTAAATGGCACACAAccaaattcagtgtttttttttaatctctcaAATAACTTAAAACTATAAAGCAGCTTTAAAAAGCTAAACCACAAAATCTTGTCCAAAAGGTTCACGTGCATCTCTGCATTTACGAAAAGAAAAAGCAGATTTTGTAACTACAAACAGGAATAAAGGGCATCGATTCAAAAATTAGGGAAGAAAGAGGAACACCTCTACCTAACCTATGCATCGTTGGATCCAGGCGGCattacaaaatactttattcagATAGCTTGAAGACTTTGGCTACATTAGGTCCAGCATAGAAATCCCCCTGGTTCAAGTGAACAGGTGCTGGGATTTGACAGTCTGTGTGGTATTTGGGGGGACTGACAGTACGCTGAGCTTCATGTCTTCACTTGCATGGTGTCCCAATCATGGGGGGGAGAACGGGGACTGCCAGAGCTGGAACAGATCTACCGGTCAGGCCAGGCCATGCCAGGACCAAGGGGCCCCATCATGGGTCGAGCTGGGGTCCGCATCATGGGGGGGCCAGGCATCATCTGCATGGGGCTACCCATGGGGGGGCGCATGCTGGGAGCTGTGGAAAGAAAGACAAAGAGGGGGGTTTTACCATGATTAACCCAAAACCAGAACAGCATGTTTGAAACAAAGTGCTTAATGTGCCCCAATCCGATTCTCACACTGTTACAAAACACACCATTTCCCTTCGAACTCTGCCACTCGAGTGACCTATTAACGGATTAATCAGCTCTGAGGGACACTAAACCTGCACAGTGTCACCTACAGGTGTtaaggtggctcagtgggtcacaGCTTCAAATCACACCAGTGTTCTGTGTTGTGCTGAATCGCTCTGTTAGCAACTTCCATAGCTGGAACCATGCAACTGAATGGGTTCAACCATGTAAGTTGTCAGCAGAAGCTTCTGTGAAACACCCCAGGacaattatttaaaacaaaGGTAGGCAatcctgatcctggagtgtGTATCCAGCAGGTTCTCCATCCtccctggtctctgatgaaccacacctgatctcagacGGATATGAACTCATCAGGTAAGAGAACCTGCTGGAGACCGGCACTCCGGGATCAGAGGTCCCTATCCCTgatttagaagatggatgatcCACCTGCAGAAACTCTACATTCCTCATAACTGAGACAAAACCAGCCCTTGCACTACACTGTTGTGTAAAAGTAGCAGAATACAAAATCAAACACAACAGGTCCCTGCAGACCAGGGGGCTACTCCATAAAGCAGGACTTCTTCATTAGCCAGATGATAATCTAAGGATTATCCAACGGGAATGCTTACCTCTCTTCCTGTTGGACAGTTATCACATTTGGCTCAACTGGGAAATGCTGCTTTGTGGGAAAAACCCCCAGGTCCATTATATGGACCAAAGTTGTTGAATAGATTGAATAGATAGATGTTACGATCAGGAGATGCACAACAGGGCAGGAGACATTAAAGTGTGGCCACAGATATTACAGGAGACCTAGGGAGCCTGGTATGTCCTCTGAAACAAGTCCAGCATGAACATAGAAAGATTAAACACATCAAAAGCGTAAAAAACACACCACCACTACCATCACCTCCCTTATTTTAAATATCAGACTATGATCcaactaaaaaaacaaaacaaatgcttGCCTTGAGTCAGAGACATAACCCTGAactttgtgtgtgcatgtagtGAACATAAACTCACCTGCCCCACCAGGCATCATACCAAGGGGAGGGGGCCCCATCATGGGCATCATTGGAGGAccgcccatagggggcgctggAAACATTCCAGGATGTGGTGGCCCGCCTGTAATGATACGAGAAATGATCCAGTGTCTTCTGTTTACACTGCCTGGGTCTTTAAGGATCAGAATACTGTCCTGCCTTTATGATTTGAAGCCACTCAATCATCTAGACATTTCAGAAACAGTGACACGCCAAAGTAGGCAAAACAACTTGTGTTTACTCACTGATATTTGGAGGAGGGATGAGGgccccaccagggggcgccgcaCCGGGGAACGGTGTGGCTGGGATCTTCCCTAGCTGGAAGGCAGTAGCTGGGAGAAAACAAGAGATTTAAGCATCAGATCCAAAGAAACAGCTACCAAAACACATTGCAGAAAACCATAATGATGGgggtagtgtgtggctcagcctctgtgcctgtaaacagaaggttgctggttcgagcctggccttggcagaatagtcatgCCCTTCAAGAAAGCATTTAAGGGTAATTTACACCTCGGAATAAAATCGATGGTGTAAGTACGGCGTGGCCGTGGATACTACCTCGTAGCCTGACATGCACCTCCCAAGAAATGTAACTAGACGTTGTGGCGATACAGAATGCAAGAACTGTGACTTGTCTGTTTGGTggcatttgctttttttttatatatataggaACAAAAAAGCATATCAACCCACCCTAGGCATCGTAGCAACAGGTCTACAACAGGTTCACGACTTGAAAAACCCGAAGACTGGAAACAGGTGAATCAATAATTCCAATACGGAAACTATAGGAAGTTGCGCAAATGCACATCTGCGACTGAACGAATCACTCCCACGAGACGACTCGTTCTTCCCGAATCACATTAAAGATTCGTTCAAAATGAACGAATCGTTCAAGAACGACCCATCActacccttaacccccagccaccactgcaggtggctgccctccGCTGCCAAGTTTGTTCTCACCTACATATAGGCCTACTGTACAAATACTACTACACTATACTactacatatactgtatgtaggcctatgtgtcatggagagcaagacgggGTAGGCAAAATGAGAATTTCCATATAGAgatcaataattattattattattgtgcaaTGACAACTTCATTCAAAGCAGATTCATGTAACATTCGGCTTACTTGTTTTATCTATTAGGCTCTGTGCTTGCTCCTCCATCCATTTCTTGTAGTAATCTTTGACATTTTCTTTGTGCTTGCGACCACTACAATGCGTTTTCCGCACGGAAGGCTGTCAAAAGGACATTTTAAACGCCATTAAAATTAGAAGTGAAAAACGAGCTAGGCAGCACTGTGCCATCGAACCGACTGGTTAAACGACCTTCTTGTGGTTGATTTTTCTTCGAAATAAGTGGATTTTTATTATACGGCTGAGGATAGGGTGGTCTTACCGAATCATGTGTCAGGTATGTATCACAGTAATCgcaataaaacctgaaataaTTACGGCAGAAAACATGAGTCAATAACGCACGCAAAACGACTCCCCACATAAACACGTGAAAGCATGCTaactatgtatttatataccaTATAAATAATTCATGAATATTCTGGATTTCTTACATGCTAGAAGGTTTATGATTCATTTACAGGATGCATAACATTAACGGGGAACTCGAGTAATAAAACACCCCCCGACCCGCCACCAGCactaaaacacaaaataagcaTTCCCTCAATTTCTAAAATTAGACTAATAACACTGACAGCACACTGATCCAGCTTAGGAGAGAATGGCTATTAAGATAACCAGGGCACTCACTTCGGCATGTTTacgaaatatttttttaattccttgGGCTTGGGAGCTGCTGGGCGCTGCACCGcagccggaagtgatgacacCGCTTACTCGTTTAACTGCAGCGCCACCGTTAGGCTCCAATGCAGACTcctcaatgggggggggggactataTGACACAATGTAAGTAACCCTTTCCGGCTTTAGCATTAACGAGTTGCCGATAACAAACTATGATAACCCCTCGAAAAGCGCTTCTTTGGTAGCGCGAACACTGATGTATGGCACGTGCACCCTTCGACGTCACGCTGCGCAGAGGGCCCTGCCCACCACCGCCCAGCCCCTCGCGCTCCCCGGCGCTTCCGGCACTCTCGTGTTTACGCACGTCACCGCCGCGCCCATGCGCACTGGGCTTGTTGTCGGCTCGCTTGTTATGCCTGGTTGAGGCCTCGGACTAAATTAGTAGAAAACCCCCCGTCTCCGCCCCGGGACACCCGCCATGGAGGGCATGGATATGGACTTGGACCCGGAGTTCATGCAGAAGTTCAGCTGTATGGGCACCACCGACAAAGACGTGCTTATATCCGAGTTCCAGAGGCTGCTCGGCTTCCAGCTGAACCCCGCGGGCTGCGCCTTCTTCCTGGACATGACCAACTGGTGAGCCCGGGGATATGAGGCCTAGCCGCTGCGCTAACCCCGGCTTAGCCCACCTCAGAGAGTAAAGCGTCGTTTGTGAGccttataattataaataaacgCCCCTTGGATTCCGCTTATTTCCCTGTGTATGGAGGCTCCGTGTATTGTGGTAAGGTTGTGCCGGTGCCTCGGTGGTCGGTGTCGGGCGCTTGGCCTGTGCCAAGTCTGGGACGCCTGCCGTGAAGCAGCAGTCTAGCGACAGTGAGTGCGGCATACGGAGGGACAGAAGGGTGGATGTAGAGGGACAGGCTGCGCGTCCTGCTCTGGGGGGTGCCCCATTTAATGGGAGGTCAAGGTAGAGTCGGACTCGCTGTTAACCCGCTCCGGACGGGGGTGTCGCGGTGTTACCTCCTCCACTCGGGCTGGCTTTCCTCCACCGAGTTGGGGGTCGCTGTCTTGACCGTGTAACTGTATAGGTCAGGGAGCCCTAGTCTGCATGAGCCGACCTCCGGTGATATAACTTGCATAGGGTGTTTTCCCCGCTGTGTGAACGCTTTCCAAGCTCCGGTCCGTGTGGCAGCGTCTCTCGCAGCCCCTGTGAGTTTCTCCAGGTGCTTCATGTGGGTCTTCTGCATAGACATGTACCTGTACAATGAACCTGACCTGCATAAATGACGCGTTTTCCCCATCGGGTCCGTTAATTCTATAAACTGGGTTATGTCTCTGCCAAAGGCTTGAACCTTAATCTCAGCATCATAGTATAAAATCACAGTGTGGGGTGCTTAGTTTACAGCAGCCTGGTTTTCTGTTCCAACGTCATGTTTCCAGGGCTGCGAGATGGCTGTAAGGGACACAGGGTTTAAGCTTGCGATTTTCGGTGCTTTGGGTAAGTTGCTGGGAAAGGATAAGCCCGTGTGCTCCCGTTGCGGAAAGATTAACGCGATCGGTACCTTTGGACAGTTTTGTTTGCAGAAAACGGACCGGTTTTAATTTGATATTAAAATGTGCTGACACACCGACTCTCATTGTCATTCTTATCACACACTAAATCACTTGTTTAAAGTTTTTGGTTTATTCTTGAGTCCCTTATTGCCTCCTAATCGCAGTGGTCACCCTGCTGTAGTCCTTCATTGCCTTATTTTGGGAATAGAGCACATGATGCCATGCAGGGAGCAGTAGGCGATGTTCTCCTTATGGTGCTGTCCCCGCTTGACCGTCTCCTCCCTCCTTGTACACACTGCAGAGGTACAGGTTTTACTGCCATGATTTATTGAGAGATACTGTCTGCAGTGTTCTGGGGCACTTTCCCCGGAACAGCGAGATACTCCGGGGAGTGCCCTTCACTCTCGGGAAATTATTACATACAAGGAGTGCTGCAGCGAAGGGTGTGGCTGCTTATATCAGCGTTGGCAAGTTTCCAGCGATATCTCCAGCATTAGAGCCCTTTGAAGGGCGTTTCCTGTATGACTCCTCTCCCGAAATAGAGAACGTGACCAAGCCTCCGTAAAgtagtgtccccccccccccagatttaAGCCCTAGTAACAGAGGCTTCTAATTGACTTGAAGATATTTACCGGCAGCCGCCATGAACTGGGCACCTGTACCTGCTGAGGAAGCTTGGAGTCCCTTGATAATGTTCATTTTGAAAAGCCGTGCAAATGACCGTTTTCACTTCTGTGGCAGGAACCTGCAGGCTGCTATTGGGGCATACTACGACTTTGAGAGCCCCAACATAAACGCACCATCCATGTCGTTTGTGGAGGACGTGACGATCGGCGAGGGGGAGTCCGTCCCCCCCGACACACCATTTACAAAGACCTGGAGGATACAGAACACAGGTGTGTGCGGCCTCCCCGTCTGTGAGTGGCTGGCTGTTCCCACTAGCTGACCGGATCTGTAACTGCAAGAGGTGCTGTGTGCCCCCTGGTTAAGGGTCATCGGCACCCACGTGTCTCCTCACTGTTCAGAACGATGGTGTATGAAGAAAAGTTCGCTGTCCTCTGTGGCCCCCACACTGTATTTGTCATTCTTTTGTTTATTGGAGCATTATGTTCTCATTGCCACAAACAGGTCTGCAAAAACAGGTTACAGGGATTAAATGAACTTTTAGGCTGTGATTAGTTAGTGACATGTGACTGCAGTGGACCAGTCAGCTTTCAGTCCTTATAATGGGGCCTTTGAAGGATGTTGTAACAGTACCGCTCAGTTACACGTATATATGAGCCTATGTGGTCATCACTCGGTAAATTACAGATAATGACTGGGAGGGGAATCCTGCTGTGTGATTACCAGCTTCTGATGTTAGGATCCATGTAGCTGCCTGGATTCAGGAGGTCAGGCCCTGTGCACCCGTTATACCCCCTTGCCCGTTAAAGgtcctcactctctctctctctctctctctctgcttcacAGGGGCAGAGTCCTGGCCCCCAGGGGTGTGTCTGAAGTATGTGGGCGGGGACCAGTTTGGTCACGTCAACATGGTGCTGGTTCGCTCACTGGAGCCGCAGGAGGTGTCCGACGTCAGCGTGCAGATGCGCAGCCCGGCTGCCCCCGGCATGTACCAGGGCCAGTGGAGGATGTGCACAGCCACTGGACTCTTCTATGGGGGTACGCAGGCCGAGACAGGACACTGCAGCTCCCGCCTTCTCTGTCCACTTCCCTTGGGCTCATTTTTGCTAGGAAATAGCTTGCAAACTCGTATCTGTCCCCAAAAAGTTTCTCTGTTGTGGCAGCAGCCTTGAAATGTATCTGTTAAGAtcaattcatacttcacttttccacATGCAGTTTCGGTTATGGACAAGGGTAAATGACATATGCTTTGTTGTCAGGGCTTGTCTGCAGACAGCTGCGGTGGGTGTGTCTGTAGGCCAGGTTTATGTCTAGTGGAAACCTTGCGCATCAACCGCCCATGGTAACTGATTAGGCATTTCTAGTAGGTGGCAGTGTGGACTTTCACAGATCAGTGGTTAATGATGAAAGAAGAGAGGAAGAATAGCTGTTGTTCTTATAATAGTTATGGTGAGCAGCTGTATGAGGAAGGTCGGAGGCACCtgcatatctaatttttcatagtGTCCAGACATTATATCGAGGCATACAGTCTTTTAAAAAGCAACACTATTTTGGCATTTTGAAATATTGGC includes these proteins:
- the LOC111837123 gene encoding U1 small nuclear ribonucleoprotein C-like isoform X2, whose product is MPKFYCDYCDTYLTHDSPSVRKTHCSGRKHKENVKDYYKKWMEEQAQSLIDKTTTAFQLGKIPATPFPGAAPPGGALIPPPNISGPPHPGMFPAPPMGGPPMMPMMGPPPLGMMPGGAAPSMRPPMGSPMQMMPGPPMMRTPARPMMGPLGPGMAWPDR
- the LOC111837123 gene encoding U1 small nuclear ribonucleoprotein C-like isoform X1; the protein is MNHKPSSMFYCDYCDTYLTHDSPSVRKTHCSGRKHKENVKDYYKKWMEEQAQSLIDKTTTAFQLGKIPATPFPGAAPPGGALIPPPNISGPPHPGMFPAPPMGGPPMMPMMGPPPLGMMPGGAAPSMRPPMGSPMQMMPGPPMMRTPARPMMGPLGPGMAWPDR
- the ilrun gene encoding protein ILRUN, which produces MEGMDMDLDPEFMQKFSCMGTTDKDVLISEFQRLLGFQLNPAGCAFFLDMTNWNLQAAIGAYYDFESPNINAPSMSFVEDVTIGEGESVPPDTPFTKTWRIQNTGAESWPPGVCLKYVGGDQFGHVNMVLVRSLEPQEVSDVSVQMRSPAAPGMYQGQWRMCTATGLFYGDVIWVILSVEVGGLLGVTQQLSSFETEFNTQPHRNVEGNFNPFASPQRNKGAGSPGGPWDGHSDGIQQDQNGLSHTSVNITPNSLQNNLSVVTYSQGIHGPYPFGES